One stretch of Microbacterium terrae DNA includes these proteins:
- a CDS encoding glycoside hydrolase family 16 protein — MTTTAPAPLTDSGSTPPVDTRRRRRRRLTLGISAGILTIVLVLGGVWWFTGFSFLGARYGDDSVLFDDFDGAAGDKPNPDVWSIQTGGGGWGNEELQEYTEDAVALDGDGNLVITATVPEDGTQPTSGRITSHGKWSFSFGRLSARIKLPEGQGLLPAFWLLGDNIDRVGWPAAGEVDIIETPNTTSRSTHHLHGPTGITNKWSLNEGYDMPVPLADGFHVYTVEKQEGRIIMAIDDQIVMDVEEWDVPVPGRWVFDAPTHALFSLAVGGNWPGDPDASTPVVNEMVIDWMSFTPADQLGDTPIGSLGEVTR, encoded by the coding sequence GTGACCACGACCGCACCCGCCCCCCTGACCGACTCCGGCAGCACGCCGCCCGTGGACACCCGGCGACGCCGGAGACGCCGCCTCACCCTCGGCATCTCCGCCGGCATCCTCACGATCGTGCTGGTGCTCGGCGGTGTCTGGTGGTTCACCGGCTTCTCGTTCCTCGGCGCGCGCTACGGCGACGACTCGGTGCTGTTCGACGACTTCGACGGCGCGGCCGGCGACAAGCCGAACCCCGACGTCTGGAGCATCCAGACCGGCGGCGGCGGCTGGGGCAACGAGGAGCTGCAGGAGTACACCGAGGATGCCGTGGCGCTCGACGGCGACGGCAATCTGGTGATCACCGCCACCGTTCCCGAAGACGGCACCCAGCCGACCTCGGGGCGCATCACGAGCCACGGCAAGTGGTCGTTCAGCTTCGGGCGGCTGTCGGCGCGCATCAAGCTGCCGGAAGGCCAGGGGCTCCTCCCCGCCTTCTGGCTGCTGGGCGACAACATCGACCGCGTCGGCTGGCCGGCCGCCGGAGAGGTCGACATCATCGAGACCCCGAACACCACGAGCCGCAGCACCCACCACCTCCACGGCCCGACGGGGATCACCAACAAGTGGTCGCTCAACGAGGGCTACGACATGCCGGTGCCCCTCGCCGACGGCTTCCACGTCTACACGGTCGAGAAGCAGGAGGGCCGGATCATCATGGCCATCGACGACCAGATCGTGATGGACGTCGAGGAGTGGGATGTGCCCGTCCCCGGTCGCTGGGTCTTCGACGCACCGACCCACGCGCTGTTCAGCCTCGCCGTCGGCGGCAACTGGCCGGGCGACCCCGACGCATCGACCCCCGTGGTCAACGAGATGGTGATCGACTGGATGTCGTTCACCCCGGCGGATCAGCTCGGCGACACCCCGATCGGCTCGCTCGGAGAGGTGACCCGGTGA
- a CDS encoding anthranilate synthase family protein → MSPTSSPSLTELAASGTPFALISRDSRTVEILTGDVVDVDLLADIPLTDAAGAAREVLALVPYRQVVERGFVCHDDRAPLRCLVVGEHRTVSLDDAFAQLPTASVPLGDPGFDIADEDYADIVRTVIADEIGRGEGANFVIRRDFTATVGTDAATAALTWFRALLAHERGAYWTFAVVTPGHVAVGASPEAHVSAVDGVVTMNPISGTFRHPAGGATAATLSEFLESTKETEELFMVVDEELKMMSAVCSDGGRITGPHLKEMSRLTHTEYVLRGRSRLDPRDILRETMFAPTVTGSPMQNACTVIARHEAEPRGYYSGVAALFTPRETLTANEPTHDLDAPILIRTAYLADGTLRVPVGATLVRHSDPYGEVSETHGKAAGVLGAIGAVPRDQVAEASIDEDAPTPEPRRLADDPDIAALLRSRNERLASFWLNPQGSGETAPFAGRSALVVDAEDRFTTMLAHQLRHHGLAVEIVPWSEVTDAQVDAAELLVSGPGPGDPRDLSSPRIRRMREVVARRRAAGAPLLAVCLSHQILADTLGIELAPLAAPHQGLQKEVDVFGVPASIGFYNTFTARVPAGTDRAGEAEVSADASGDVYALRGPAFASVQGHLESILSRDGMTTLERLVGHALGTGAA, encoded by the coding sequence ATGAGCCCGACCTCCTCCCCCTCGCTGACCGAGCTCGCGGCGAGCGGCACCCCCTTCGCCCTCATCTCGCGCGACTCCCGCACGGTCGAGATCCTCACCGGCGACGTCGTCGACGTCGACCTGCTCGCCGACATCCCGCTGACCGACGCCGCGGGCGCCGCCCGCGAAGTGCTCGCGCTGGTGCCCTATCGCCAGGTCGTCGAACGGGGCTTCGTCTGCCACGACGACCGCGCCCCGCTGCGATGCCTCGTCGTCGGCGAGCACCGCACGGTGTCGCTCGACGACGCGTTCGCGCAGCTGCCCACGGCATCCGTCCCCCTCGGCGACCCCGGTTTCGACATCGCCGACGAGGACTACGCCGACATCGTGCGCACCGTGATCGCCGACGAGATCGGCCGCGGCGAGGGGGCGAACTTCGTCATCCGGCGCGACTTCACCGCGACGGTCGGGACGGATGCCGCCACCGCTGCACTCACGTGGTTCCGGGCTCTCCTCGCACACGAGCGCGGCGCGTACTGGACGTTCGCGGTGGTGACCCCGGGGCACGTCGCCGTGGGTGCGAGCCCCGAGGCGCACGTGAGCGCGGTCGACGGCGTCGTGACGATGAACCCGATCTCGGGCACCTTCCGCCACCCGGCGGGGGGCGCCACCGCGGCCACGCTCAGCGAGTTCCTCGAGTCGACGAAGGAGACCGAGGAGCTCTTCATGGTCGTCGACGAGGAGCTCAAGATGATGAGCGCCGTGTGCAGCGACGGCGGCCGGATCACCGGTCCGCACCTCAAGGAGATGTCGCGGCTCACCCACACCGAGTACGTGCTGCGGGGGCGCAGCCGGCTCGACCCCCGCGACATCCTCCGTGAGACGATGTTCGCCCCGACCGTCACCGGGTCGCCCATGCAGAACGCGTGCACCGTCATCGCGCGGCACGAGGCCGAGCCGCGCGGCTACTACTCGGGCGTGGCCGCCCTCTTCACCCCGCGCGAGACCCTCACGGCGAACGAGCCCACCCACGACCTCGACGCCCCCATCCTCATCCGCACCGCGTACCTCGCCGACGGCACGCTGCGCGTGCCCGTGGGCGCGACGCTCGTGCGGCACTCCGACCCGTATGGCGAGGTCAGCGAGACCCACGGCAAGGCCGCCGGCGTGCTCGGAGCGATCGGCGCGGTCCCCCGCGACCAGGTCGCCGAGGCGAGCATCGACGAGGATGCGCCGACCCCCGAGCCCCGTCGCCTCGCCGACGACCCCGACATCGCCGCGCTGCTGCGCTCGCGCAACGAGCGGCTGGCGTCGTTCTGGCTGAACCCGCAGGGCTCGGGCGAGACTGCGCCGTTCGCCGGGCGCAGCGCGCTGGTGGTCGACGCGGAGGACCGCTTCACCACGATGCTCGCCCACCAGCTGCGCCACCACGGCCTCGCGGTCGAGATCGTGCCGTGGAGCGAGGTCACCGATGCGCAGGTCGACGCGGCGGAGCTGCTCGTCTCGGGCCCCGGGCCCGGCGACCCGCGCGACCTGTCGAGCCCGCGCATCCGGCGCATGCGCGAGGTGGTGGCCCGTCGTCGTGCGGCGGGGGCACCGCTTCTCGCGGTGTGCCTCAGCCACCAGATCCTCGCCGACACCCTCGGAATCGAGCTCGCGCCGCTCGCCGCCCCGCATCAGGGCCTGCAGAAGGAGGTGGACGTGTTCGGCGTGCCGGCATCCATCGGCTTCTACAACACGTTCACCGCCCGCGTGCCCGCGGGGACCGACCGTGCGGGCGAGGCCGAGGTGTCGGCCGACGCGTCCGGCGACGTGTACGCGCTGCGCGGGCCCGCGTTCGCGTCGGTGCAGGGACACCTGGAGTCGATCCTCTCGCGCGACGGCATGACGACGCTCGAGCGCCTCGTCGGCCACGCGCTGGGCACGGGCGCGGCGTAG
- the pcp gene encoding pyroglutamyl-peptidase I, with protein MTTVLLTGFEPFGGDPSNPSGEAVHLVASRWSGPETLVTAVLPVTFGGGAAAMRELIAEHRPDVVVAAGLAGGRAAVGVERIAVNLVDARIPDNAGAQPVDAPSVAGAPPAAFATLPVKAITGALSAAGIPAELSHSAGTFVCNHVFFTAMDTAPAGVRAGFVHVPWSAEHAPSADAPTLPLHDIARALEITVRTSLDTGVDAAVPGGAIH; from the coding sequence ATGACCACCGTGCTACTCACCGGCTTCGAGCCGTTCGGCGGCGATCCGTCGAACCCGAGCGGAGAGGCGGTGCACCTGGTCGCCTCGCGCTGGAGCGGGCCGGAGACGCTCGTGACCGCGGTGCTCCCGGTGACCTTCGGCGGCGGCGCCGCGGCGATGCGCGAGCTGATCGCCGAGCACCGACCCGACGTCGTGGTCGCCGCGGGGCTCGCGGGAGGCCGCGCCGCCGTCGGCGTCGAGCGGATCGCGGTGAACCTCGTCGACGCCCGCATCCCCGACAACGCCGGGGCGCAGCCCGTCGACGCGCCGAGTGTCGCCGGCGCTCCCCCGGCGGCGTTCGCCACGCTGCCGGTCAAGGCGATCACCGGCGCGCTGTCCGCCGCCGGCATCCCGGCCGAGCTGTCGCACTCCGCCGGCACCTTCGTCTGCAACCACGTCTTCTTCACCGCGATGGATACCGCGCCCGCAGGCGTGCGCGCCGGGTTCGTGCACGTGCCGTGGTCGGCCGAGCACGCGCCGTCCGCCGATGCCCCGACCCTCCCCCTGCACGACATCGCGCGCGCACTCGAGATCACGGTGCGCACCTCGCTCGACACGGGCGTGGATGCCGCGGTCCCGGGCGGCGCCATCCACTGA
- a CDS encoding three-helix bundle dimerization domain-containing protein, with the protein MADKSIDEDGSFREIVERLTAKYSEVPADRVAQIVGEVRGEMSTAKVRDFVPVLAEREAKKRIKAERP; encoded by the coding sequence GTGGCTGACAAGAGCATCGACGAAGACGGCTCGTTCCGCGAGATCGTGGAACGGCTGACCGCGAAGTACTCGGAGGTGCCCGCCGACCGGGTCGCGCAGATCGTCGGCGAGGTCCGGGGCGAGATGTCGACCGCGAAGGTGCGCGACTTCGTGCCCGTGCTCGCCGAGCGCGAGGCGAAGAAGCGCATCAAGGCCGAGCGGCCGTAG
- a CDS encoding benzoate/H(+) symporter BenE family transporter — protein sequence MTEVHGLARPIVAGIVTALVGVTSTFAVVLTGLHAVGADDAQAASGLFVLCLTMGVASIVLAWRYRMPITVAWSTPGAAVLAATGAVEGGWPAAVGAFLLCSALILLTALWPQLGRLIARIPPSVAQAMLAGVLLPLCIAPLTGLVENPWGVVPVLLTWLVCLRLAPRWAVPLAFVAASVVIGVHVATTGAVIDPATLVPRLEFTAPTLTFGAVVGLALPLFLVTMASQNVPGVAIMRSFGYEVPWRPAMAVTGLGTAVGAVAGGHAINLAAISAALAAAPEADADPKRRWVAGVSTGVSGIVLGGLSAALVALVVVAPAAVIPAVAGIALFAAFGSAVQQAIDDPGERMPAVVTFLVAASGVAIAGVSAAFWALVAGLVVREVLHAGRR from the coding sequence ATGACCGAAGTGCACGGCCTCGCCCGCCCGATCGTCGCCGGGATCGTCACGGCGCTCGTCGGAGTGACGTCGACGTTCGCGGTGGTGCTCACCGGGCTCCATGCGGTCGGAGCGGACGACGCGCAGGCGGCGAGTGGGCTGTTCGTGCTGTGCCTCACCATGGGTGTCGCGTCGATCGTGCTCGCGTGGCGGTACCGGATGCCGATCACGGTGGCGTGGTCGACCCCCGGCGCCGCCGTGCTCGCCGCGACCGGTGCGGTCGAGGGCGGGTGGCCGGCGGCGGTCGGCGCGTTCCTGCTGTGCTCCGCCCTCATCCTGCTGACGGCGCTGTGGCCGCAGCTGGGGCGCCTGATCGCGCGCATCCCGCCCTCCGTCGCCCAGGCGATGCTCGCGGGTGTGCTGCTGCCGCTGTGCATCGCCCCGCTCACCGGGCTGGTCGAGAACCCGTGGGGCGTGGTGCCGGTGCTCCTCACGTGGCTCGTGTGCCTGCGTCTCGCGCCGCGCTGGGCGGTGCCGCTCGCGTTCGTCGCGGCATCCGTCGTCATCGGGGTGCACGTCGCCACCACCGGCGCCGTGATCGACCCGGCGACGCTGGTGCCGCGGCTGGAGTTCACCGCGCCGACGCTGACCTTCGGGGCCGTCGTGGGGCTCGCCCTGCCGCTGTTCCTCGTGACGATGGCCTCGCAGAACGTGCCCGGCGTCGCGATCATGCGCAGCTTCGGGTACGAGGTGCCGTGGCGCCCGGCGATGGCGGTCACCGGGCTCGGCACCGCGGTCGGCGCCGTCGCCGGGGGTCACGCGATCAACCTCGCGGCGATCAGCGCGGCGCTCGCCGCTGCGCCCGAGGCCGACGCGGATCCGAAGCGGCGCTGGGTCGCCGGCGTGTCGACCGGCGTGTCGGGAATCGTGCTCGGCGGGCTGTCGGCCGCGCTCGTGGCGCTCGTCGTCGTGGCGCCCGCGGCAGTGATCCCCGCGGTGGCCGGAATCGCGCTGTTCGCCGCGTTCGGGTCGGCGGTGCAGCAGGCGATCGACGACCCCGGCGAGCGGATGCCCGCGGTCGTCACGTTCCTCGTCGCCGCGTCGGGCGTCGCGATCGCGGGCGTGAGCGCCGCCTTCTGGGCACTCGTGGCCGGGCTGGTCGTGCGTGAGGTGCTCCACGCCGGCCGGCGCTGA
- a CDS encoding low temperature requirement protein A has protein sequence MTVNHVYARMTGRDPHQAHRAATPLELLFDLVFVVAFSQIGTQMAHYLELGHVGTATLGWWFGTFAVAWAWINYSWLASAYDTDDIFFRLATMVVMIGVIVVALGVPSVFASIEEGVYLDNGVLVAGYVIMRVATIAVWLRVAAHDPERRRTALAYATNIGIAQVGWVALIFLNLPIGTTFVFTSLLTLFELAGPLFAELRFGRTPWHAHHIAERYGLLVIITLGEVILGTVLAISAVVEEQGWSLEAASVAFGGVALVFAMWWVYFAIPWGEVLARHPGRAFAWGYLQIALFGSLVAVGAGLHVAAYVIAHEAHVSAVFAAYAIAIPVLAFETLLFVLYALLVKQFDLFHLWLYLGVIAVLVVAIAAVAAGASLGLGILLIACSPVVVVVGYETVGWRHGQEMVARATR, from the coding sequence ATGACGGTCAACCACGTGTACGCGCGCATGACGGGTCGCGATCCCCACCAGGCCCATCGCGCCGCGACACCCCTGGAGCTCCTGTTCGATCTCGTCTTCGTCGTCGCGTTCAGCCAGATCGGCACGCAGATGGCGCACTACCTCGAGCTCGGCCATGTCGGCACCGCCACCCTCGGCTGGTGGTTCGGCACGTTCGCCGTCGCCTGGGCGTGGATCAACTACTCGTGGCTCGCCTCGGCGTACGACACCGACGACATCTTCTTCCGCCTCGCGACGATGGTGGTGATGATCGGCGTGATCGTCGTGGCGCTCGGCGTGCCGAGCGTGTTCGCCTCCATCGAGGAGGGCGTGTACCTCGACAACGGCGTGCTGGTCGCGGGCTACGTGATCATGCGCGTGGCGACGATCGCGGTCTGGCTGCGTGTCGCGGCGCACGATCCCGAGCGCCGCCGCACCGCCTTGGCCTACGCGACGAACATCGGGATCGCCCAGGTCGGCTGGGTCGCGCTGATCTTCCTGAACTTGCCGATCGGCACCACGTTCGTCTTCACGAGCCTGCTCACCCTCTTCGAACTCGCGGGGCCGCTGTTCGCCGAGCTGCGCTTCGGCCGCACCCCGTGGCACGCGCACCACATCGCCGAGCGGTACGGCCTCCTGGTGATCATCACGCTCGGCGAGGTGATCCTCGGCACAGTGTTGGCCATCTCTGCGGTCGTCGAGGAGCAGGGATGGTCGCTCGAGGCGGCATCCGTCGCCTTCGGCGGCGTGGCGCTCGTCTTCGCCATGTGGTGGGTCTACTTCGCGATCCCGTGGGGCGAAGTGCTCGCCCGCCACCCCGGAAGGGCATTCGCGTGGGGCTATCTGCAGATCGCGCTGTTCGGCTCGCTCGTCGCCGTCGGCGCGGGGCTCCACGTCGCCGCGTACGTGATCGCCCACGAGGCGCACGTCAGCGCGGTGTTCGCGGCGTACGCGATCGCGATCCCGGTGCTCGCCTTCGAGACGCTGCTGTTCGTGCTGTACGCGCTGCTGGTGAAGCAGTTCGACCTGTTCCACCTGTGGCTCTACCTGGGCGTGATCGCCGTTCTCGTCGTCGCGATCGCCGCAGTCGCCGCCGGTGCGTCACTGGGGCTCGGCATCCTGCTCATCGCCTGCTCACCGGTGGTCGTGGTCGTCGGGTACGAGACGGTCGGCTGGCGGCACGGGCAGGAGATGGTGGCGCGAGCGACGCGCTGA
- the ispG gene encoding flavodoxin-dependent (E)-4-hydroxy-3-methylbut-2-enyl-diphosphate synthase, giving the protein MPTVPETLAPRRKTRQIKVGKVLVGGDAPVSVQSMTTTQTTNINATLQQIAELTASGCEIVRVAVPHQDDADALKIIAAKSQIPVIADIHFQPRYIYTAIDAGCGAVRVNPGNIREFDGNVGQIAAAAKAAGVSLRIGVNAGSLDKRILAKYGKATAEALVESAVWEASLFEEHDFHDFKISVKHNDPIVMVKAYRQLSERGDWPLHLGVTEAGPAFQGTIKSATAFGILLSEGIGDTIRVSLSAPPAEEVKVGHQILQSLNLRERKLEIVSCPSCGRAQVDVYTLAEDVTEGLKDMTVPLRVAVMGCVVNGPGEAREADLGVASGNGKGQIFVKGQVIKTVPESAIVATLIEEANRIAAEMGPGAPTGTAQVVTV; this is encoded by the coding sequence ATGCCCACGGTCCCCGAAACCCTCGCCCCGCGACGCAAGACCCGACAGATCAAGGTCGGGAAGGTCCTCGTCGGCGGTGACGCGCCCGTCAGCGTCCAGTCGATGACGACCACTCAGACGACGAACATCAACGCCACGCTGCAGCAGATCGCCGAGCTCACAGCATCGGGCTGCGAGATCGTGCGTGTCGCCGTTCCCCACCAGGACGACGCCGACGCGCTCAAGATCATCGCCGCCAAGAGCCAGATCCCGGTGATCGCAGACATCCACTTCCAGCCGCGGTACATCTACACCGCCATCGACGCCGGCTGCGGCGCGGTGCGCGTGAACCCCGGCAACATCCGCGAGTTCGACGGCAACGTCGGTCAGATCGCCGCCGCAGCGAAGGCTGCGGGGGTGTCGCTGCGCATCGGCGTGAACGCCGGCTCGCTCGACAAGCGCATCCTCGCCAAGTACGGCAAGGCCACCGCCGAGGCGCTCGTCGAGAGCGCCGTGTGGGAGGCGTCGCTGTTCGAGGAGCACGACTTCCACGACTTCAAGATCTCGGTCAAGCACAACGACCCGATCGTGATGGTGAAGGCGTACCGCCAGCTCTCCGAGCGGGGCGACTGGCCGCTGCACCTCGGCGTCACCGAGGCGGGTCCGGCTTTCCAGGGGACGATCAAGTCGGCCACCGCGTTCGGCATCCTCCTCTCCGAGGGCATCGGCGACACGATCCGCGTCTCGCTGTCGGCTCCGCCGGCGGAAGAGGTCAAGGTCGGCCACCAGATCCTCCAGTCGCTGAACCTGCGCGAGCGCAAGCTCGAGATCGTGTCGTGCCCGTCCTGCGGGCGTGCCCAGGTCGACGTGTACACGCTCGCCGAAGACGTCACCGAGGGGCTCAAGGACATGACCGTGCCGCTGCGCGTCGCCGTCATGGGCTGCGTCGTGAACGGCCCGGGCGAGGCCCGCGAGGCCGACCTCGGCGTCGCCTCGGGCAACGGCAAGGGGCAGATCTTCGTCAAGGGCCAGGTCATCAAGACCGTCCCCGAGTCGGCGATCGTCGCCACCCTGATCGAGGAGGCGAACCGCATCGCCGCCGAGATGGGCCCGGGCGCTCCGACCGGCACCGCGCAGGTCGTCACCGTCTGA
- the nhaA gene encoding Na+/H+ antiporter NhaA, with amino-acid sequence MSDNDTSTTPPRDGIHPLTIIEHSPDPEAADPRENRRPSIAARIRDLGEARKGALLLLIATAAAIAWANISAESYHGFWETQMTIGLGDLQLAFTLHALVNDALMAIFFFTVGLEVRREFAIGELTSWRRAMIPVMAAIAGLIVPAVLFLLISAGSGQEHAWGVVISTDTAFLVGALALIGPKASGRLRVFLLALAVVDDIGALSIIALFYTQNFSPMPLLVAAVGLAGIYATRFLRRGRGPIYATLAIIVWLAFLASGVHPTLAGVAIALLIPVYRPNRRDVEQALELARTFRQSPNSEYARQAANSLRESISINERLQSAYAPYVAYVILPLFALANAGVELSGPILAAAVRSPITWAIVVGLVVGKFLGVFGAAAIMKVFRLGEFGLGLTLDRIAGGAALCGIGFTISLFIVDLAITDEAAQNEARVGVLAASVIAFVLSWAMFRISDARRPDDDGGRTLVRAVDPARDRIYGPVDAPLTIVEYGDFQCEFCLKASGSIEEVRRELGDRLRYVWRHAPLERFHPNALAGAEAFEAATLQGKGAEFSRSLFADQQHQLPSDIIRRARELDLDIDRFERDLESAQVTGRVRDDMLDAEAMDITSVPTFYVNGVRHVGPYDAQSLIRALTEQPA; translated from the coding sequence ATGAGCGACAACGACACCTCGACGACTCCGCCGCGTGACGGCATCCATCCGCTCACGATCATCGAGCACTCGCCCGACCCCGAGGCCGCCGATCCGCGGGAGAATCGGCGTCCGTCGATCGCCGCGCGCATCCGCGACCTCGGCGAAGCGCGCAAGGGCGCCCTGCTGCTGCTGATCGCCACGGCCGCCGCGATCGCCTGGGCGAACATCTCGGCCGAGTCGTACCACGGCTTCTGGGAGACCCAGATGACGATCGGCCTCGGCGACCTGCAGCTTGCGTTCACCCTGCACGCCCTGGTGAACGACGCGCTCATGGCGATCTTCTTCTTCACCGTCGGGCTCGAGGTGCGGCGCGAGTTCGCGATCGGCGAGCTCACCAGCTGGCGACGCGCCATGATCCCGGTGATGGCGGCGATCGCGGGCCTCATCGTGCCGGCGGTGCTCTTCCTCCTCATCTCCGCGGGCAGCGGCCAGGAGCATGCGTGGGGCGTCGTGATCTCCACCGACACGGCGTTCCTCGTCGGCGCGCTCGCCCTCATCGGCCCGAAGGCGTCGGGCCGGCTCCGGGTGTTCCTGCTCGCGCTCGCCGTGGTCGACGACATCGGCGCGCTCAGCATCATCGCGCTGTTCTACACGCAGAACTTCTCGCCGATGCCGCTGCTCGTGGCAGCGGTCGGGCTCGCGGGCATCTACGCCACCCGCTTCCTGCGGCGCGGACGCGGCCCCATCTACGCGACGCTCGCGATCATCGTGTGGCTGGCGTTCCTGGCGTCGGGTGTGCATCCGACTCTCGCCGGCGTCGCGATCGCGCTGCTGATTCCGGTGTACCGCCCCAACCGACGCGACGTCGAGCAGGCGCTCGAACTCGCCCGCACGTTCCGCCAGTCGCCCAACAGCGAATACGCCCGCCAGGCCGCGAACAGCCTGCGGGAGTCGATCTCGATCAACGAGCGACTGCAGTCGGCGTACGCGCCGTACGTCGCCTACGTCATCCTGCCGCTGTTCGCCCTCGCCAACGCCGGGGTCGAGCTCAGCGGACCGATCCTCGCGGCGGCGGTGCGCTCGCCGATCACCTGGGCCATCGTCGTCGGACTCGTCGTGGGCAAGTTCCTCGGCGTCTTCGGCGCGGCAGCGATCATGAAGGTGTTCAGACTCGGGGAGTTCGGTCTCGGACTCACCCTCGACCGGATCGCGGGCGGTGCCGCGCTCTGTGGCATCGGGTTCACGATCTCGCTGTTCATCGTCGACCTGGCGATCACCGACGAGGCGGCGCAGAACGAGGCGCGCGTGGGCGTGCTCGCGGCATCCGTCATCGCCTTCGTGCTGTCGTGGGCGATGTTCCGCATCTCCGACGCACGGCGCCCCGACGACGACGGCGGGCGCACCCTCGTGCGCGCCGTCGACCCTGCGCGCGACCGGATCTACGGGCCGGTCGACGCGCCGCTCACGATCGTGGAGTACGGCGACTTCCAGTGCGAGTTCTGCCTGAAGGCCTCCGGGTCGATCGAGGAGGTGCGGCGCGAGCTCGGCGACCGGCTGCGCTATGTGTGGCGCCACGCGCCGCTCGAGCGCTTCCATCCCAACGCGCTCGCCGGAGCCGAGGCGTTCGAGGCCGCGACGCTGCAGGGCAAGGGGGCCGAGTTCTCACGAAGCCTGTTCGCCGATCAGCAGCACCAGCTGCCGAGCGACATCATCCGCCGGGCTCGCGAGCTCGATCTCGACATCGACCGGTTCGAGCGCGACCTCGAGTCGGCCCAGGTCACCGGCCGCGTGCGCGACGACATGCTCGACGCGGAGGCCATGGACATCACCTCGGTGCCGACGTTCTACGTGAACGGCGTGCGCCACGTGGGGCCCTACGACGCGCAGAGCCTCATCCGCGCGCTCACCGAGCAGCCCGCCTGA
- a CDS encoding acyltransferase — MTGANTMAEGATARDLVRSVAQDLTWGWKSFITNSVAGSPLCPRALRYAILRLRGFDVQTPKLQSRCTFTGGRDIRIGARTSVNVWCYFEAVAPIRIGEDCHIAMFTTIITSSHDVGPAGVIHRRSSAPVTIGDRVWLGAHVTVLPGVTIGDDVVVAAGAVVHRDLAAGGVYGGVPARLIRTLDEAPSVLAAANAG; from the coding sequence GTGACCGGCGCCAACACGATGGCGGAGGGGGCGACCGCCCGCGACCTCGTCCGCAGCGTCGCACAGGATCTGACGTGGGGATGGAAGTCGTTCATCACGAACAGCGTCGCCGGGTCGCCGCTGTGCCCGCGTGCTCTGCGCTACGCGATCCTGCGCCTGCGCGGCTTCGACGTGCAGACCCCCAAGCTCCAGTCCCGCTGCACCTTCACCGGCGGGCGCGACATCCGGATCGGGGCGCGCACCTCGGTGAACGTGTGGTGCTACTTCGAGGCCGTGGCCCCGATCCGCATCGGCGAGGACTGCCACATCGCGATGTTCACCACGATCATCACCAGCTCCCACGACGTCGGCCCCGCCGGGGTGATCCACCGTCGCAGCAGCGCCCCGGTGACGATCGGCGACCGGGTGTGGCTCGGCGCGCACGTGACCGTGCTCCCGGGCGTGACCATCGGAGACGACGTGGTCGTCGCCGCGGGCGCGGTCGTGCACCGCGACCTCGCCGCGGGTGGCGTGTACGGAGGGGTGCCCGCGCGCCTCATCCGCACGCTCGACGAGGCCCCTTCCGTTCTGGCGGCGGCGAACGCCGGGTGA
- a CDS encoding aminoglycoside phosphotransferase family protein: MGLDRLSPEQRALVDVWLPGARVVADLSWNQVDTVVLHVRHGGRDLIVKAGAPANHHIGRELDAHDGSGYVGVWADEGCAARLRHADRGARVLVLDRLPGVLAFGTPAATAPDVHRRAGELLRRFHGQATRASEGTDAAASRRALAWLDSDHAIAPDVEQRLRAALAALPPVEAPLVPTHGDWQPRNWLVDGRAVRVIDFGRFAFRPAATDLARLAAQEWLCAPECETAFLEGYGRDPRHPSHWLLMRLREAIGTAVWAHQVGDAPFEAQGHRMLADVLADVEDSA; this comes from the coding sequence GTGGGCCTCGACCGGCTGTCGCCCGAGCAGCGCGCCCTGGTGGACGTCTGGCTGCCGGGCGCGCGAGTGGTCGCCGACCTCAGCTGGAACCAGGTCGACACCGTCGTGCTGCACGTGCGCCACGGCGGGCGCGACCTCATCGTGAAGGCCGGCGCGCCGGCGAACCACCACATCGGGCGGGAGCTCGACGCGCACGACGGCTCCGGCTACGTCGGCGTCTGGGCCGACGAGGGCTGCGCGGCCCGACTGCGTCATGCCGATCGGGGGGCCCGCGTGCTCGTGCTCGACCGCCTCCCGGGAGTGCTCGCGTTCGGCACGCCCGCGGCCACGGCTCCCGATGTGCATCGCCGGGCCGGCGAGCTGCTCCGCCGGTTCCACGGGCAGGCGACACGCGCCTCGGAGGGGACGGATGCCGCTGCCAGTCGTCGCGCGCTCGCGTGGCTCGACTCCGACCATGCGATCGCGCCCGATGTCGAGCAGCGGCTGCGCGCAGCGCTGGCGGCCCTGCCGCCGGTCGAAGCCCCGCTCGTCCCGACGCACGGGGACTGGCAGCCGCGCAACTGGCTGGTCGACGGCCGCGCGGTGCGCGTGATCGACTTCGGGCGGTTCGCGTTCCGCCCGGCCGCCACGGATCTCGCCCGGCTCGCCGCGCAGGAATGGCTGTGCGCCCCGGAGTGCGAGACCGCGTTCCTCGAGGGGTACGGGCGCGACCCGCGGCATCCGTCGCACTGGCTCCTGATGCGCCTGCGCGAGGCCATCGGCACCGCGGTGTGGGCCCACCAGGTCGGCGACGCCCCGTTCGAGGCGCAGGGGCACCGGATGCTCGCCGACGTTCTCGCCGACGTCGAGGATTCCGCCTGA